ATTGGGTCCGAATCTGCGATTAGACAAATAACTTTATTCTTGAAAGATGGATCATCACACGCGGCTCAAGTTCTTACAATATGGGGAATGGCTGGAATTGGAAAGACACATTTGGCTGACTACATCTTTAAGTTGCACTATCATGATTTTGAAAGAAGCTGTTTTTTAAAAGATATAGAAAGGTGTCCACCAAATGGAATGCTTAAATTACAAAAGCATCTCCTTAGAGACCTTCACTATAGACTTTGGATGGACATTAACGATACCGACATGGGCACCTGCCAAATTGAGGAATCTTTACCTAGAGAAAGAACTCTTATTGTTCTTGATGGGATAAATAAGTTTGAGCAGTTGGATGTTTTGCTTGGGACAAGCAACCTTCATCCAGAAAGCAGAATCATAATAACATCGAAAAGTGACTCATTAACAGAAAAGTGTGCGTTGTTTCAAACAAAACTTCGACCGTTAATGCATAAAAAACTGTTACTTGAGAGCCTAAATTTGAATGAATCACTAGAGCTTTTTAGTTGGCATGCTTTTCGTCTTGAAGAACCCAACGATGAAGACAAAAAGGAGTCGAAAAAGGTTGCAATATATTGTAGAGGACACCCATTGACTCTTGAAGTTTTGGGTAGGTCCTTGTATAATGGTGACCGTACATTGGAGGATATCATAGACTCACTTGGTAAAGAATTAAATCCTGATATTCAAAAGGTTTTGAAGATATGTGTTGACTCATTGACGTATGAAAAGGACAAGGAATTGTTTAAGCACATTGCTTGTTTTTTTGTTTACGAAGATCGAAATTTCACCGAGGACATCATGAAAGCTTGTGATATATGCAAATCGTCGGGGGTCAAAATTCTTATCAATAAATGTCTTCTCAAAGTTATATCATGTAATATGTTGTACATGCATAAACTTTTTCAAGATATGGGGAGAGATTTAGTCCGTCAAGAATCACCAAAGAAGCCATGGAAGCGTAGTCTATTATGGCAGCATGAGGAGTGTTTAGATGTGTTGAAGAACAAAAAGGTACATACtgttaggaattcggtaggccCTAACAAGACCGGTGATTCATGCAAATCACCAAACCCACAACGACAAACAATTTAGCTAAAGCAAGAACGATAAATAAAAAAATGCATAAACGACAcgggtatttaacgtggttatatcccaactccaaaacgcggagaagggtttactccacgggcacaaaccagagattttctactattaattttgtgcacacattacaatgaggctaggggttgcaatttataggaagagttaaacttgtccttcaagTAAAAGACGTTCCAcaaatatctattacttgctccatactccattcctactagaagatttaattagGGCAACAAGATCtgtacgacttgttcaccaagtcaagctccctacgacttgttcaccaagtcaagcgccTTGTTCATCAAGTCACgtcttgttcctttgatcaaattcttcacaccttcaacaatctcccacttgaagactttgagcaaactcttcactactcaacaatctcccacttgaagattttggACAAACCCCGAACATCAATCTCCATTCCAACCAAGAACgtaaaaccaccattataccgccaaactccatttgggacatgcacactcctatcacattctttggataagcagactttcgatacacgaacttcaacactacttgtcggaACTAGAAACCAATAACCGCCTCAACTGTCATTTTGTCAATGTTGTTCAAACACCCATAGCAACTCCCGATCTCCTCTCAGCTACGACTTTTGATACCGCCAGAATCAAACATCCGGGTCACGCCGCTCTTCCACACCAGagggaaggaagactttcgacatcaaaaccgctaagcttcaacccgatctccagttactaacttgggccatctcggtttcttgcaccaccatcttcttacacaagaagatcaattgaagtatgcaattcttcaattataggattcttcagCGCCTCACTgatcactctagacatgtccaatctcaaacccacatgtcaatgatcaccctcgtacagaATTTCCCGTCTATCTATAATTTCCTTTTACCAGCAATCAGAAAATTCAACAGACGTCTttgtagactcttcatcaaggctccagtgagaacaacctcgaaatctactaccttttcaactttccgctttctcgctggtacactgacctcctcatagctatgaatatcacaaaccccatcttctcatcccaagcatgctcccactgtacgagtaagaaataaaaccgtGGATATCCGAGAAGAATCTGGTTTGTTCCACGGTCAGTTGCAAATCTATTTGCCATTCGAGGGTATGTTTGCAGCATCCAAGTACGTTAGTGTTATACGCACTAATCATGTGAATACCAGAGACCCACGTTGCATAATCATCTCAATAACTCCCATTAGTCGTCAAACTCCCACTAGCTCAGTACTTATGTCGGTTACCAAACTCCCATCGAATTCCCGACAccctctagaaagctcaagtttCAGGACTTACAAAATTATCACTTCTACCATCACCTAAAGATTCCTAAGTGGTAAACCCGAAGAAACCCCGCTTACTTTGTTGTACCATTGTCAACCAAACCCAAAGCGTCAGTCGAACGCGTCCTATCCGACAACTTCGCCAATTTCTTTAGCAAGAGAAGCTCTAACCCTGCTCACATATTCAAATGTACTATGGAATATTCGACCAAATACATAGACCGACTCGTTCAATAATCTGATGTTGGACTTTAGTTTGCattccaactgtgacgactccgtcaaaacacttaacggctccgtcacttggtcccacagcttgatcgaaactctatatgaatttaataaaacaaccttgcattctttatttaaaaatgatttcctataaaggaaatctactaaaatgtataagtttagaaaaactatacaataatactttaaccaaaagttgaccaaaataaagtcaacaaacaaccactttttaatgtaacaaaatagaatgcaagttaatgtttaacaaaagctgccatcataaatatgcagactctctaagcacagcggaagcaatcaatcatgaacctgagaataaaacatgcgagtaactgtcaacaaaaatgttgagtgaattataggtttaatattgcaaacaatatttaatttaaacaataaaaatttatgtttgaaaacataaaactccttttaaaccaccaaattatatgctagaaaacatataataaaacattattccattttccgtgagccacctggtaaccacttaaccctttatttacccttgccaaacacaataaataatatacaccgaacaagtgtatcttcaactaaatacgaagtactaaacattccgattataaattgctagcgcgactagctcgaaatggggttgtcaaacccgatagatctatccataggattcgcgttcaccggtagaaaccaatgattacagttaccagactagggaatatttttgttcaactcacaatgaataatttaaaccaacttccacttgtccaaaatataaaataaattgcatgtattctcatcccaaaagatttaaatagaaaaatgggactataactcaccttaaatagcaactgaagaaatctcacaaacaagcgaacagcacgtaaagtaaagtgatcaagaaagatcacaacgccgacctataaataaagcaggtcgaaataaataactaacttaggccaagtcttagtatgatagctattgtacatgttgcaagtaggcatagaacattactcagcaagcatcggtttgattggagcagcataaggacacacactttctatttttagaaagtttctatttttagcaggtttccatttttggaaagttttctattttaggaaagtttctatttttggaaagtttctatttttggaaagtttctatttttggaaagtttccaaatttagaaagttctatttttagaaagttttgaagttaggaaagttttctcatttagaaagtcaacagaagtcaactgaaagtcaaagtcaaccgaaagtcaactcaaaagtcaaccttggtcaaacatagtcaacattaattttaaaagtgtaagttataataataacataggttataacgttatttaaagtcaaaagtgtataataatgtcttaacataagtttaattaaataaaatgaattattaaagttaatataagttgaaatgttataattagtataacataagtatttaattaattaattaaatgtcaatcataatataaatattattaatttataataaattttaaatcatatcataagtattattaattaataatgaattattaatcatatcataagtttctaattaaaattattaaatcataagtatttaataattaagtcataattaaataataattaagtcttataataattaaataattatttaatctttattataagtcttataataatttctcataattaaatttaatacttatcataagtattttcctttaataataaaagtattactaatcataagtttaattaaaatgttaattaaattataattaataattaaataatataataaataattatattaaaagtcttaaaataaaataattacttcttttatcttaagtaattaattaataatgaattccataaattttatcataagtttaatcattaaccataagtataaatttaaaagttcgccgggtcgtatcttgagccccgggtgtcggtttcgggcaagccacatatgtaacttcacctactcaaaccacccgacacatttatgaactcaagaacactccaagaacagtccctaagtcgtgcatatcagccatgacttcaattgggaaatcattttactcaaaacagtaattcgggcaaaacgggtgaaccgtggctcggatttaggtgacccgaacatgaatattcgtcccaccatcagtcctaaccaaatgaggcaccctaaagacaccaaggatggtcacaaagtcggacccaaccttgttcatgccaaaaacacctttcaatctttaacaaaaaccaaattaagcgtatctagggctccgggaatcgaaacgacatgaatccggagtctaaagttaatgtcttgatgagaggaactcatttatgtactttattttaacattcataacagttacaaagtcagaatatacgtttcaaactgctgtccaaaatttacaaaccgaaaacatgaacaaacgagtaattctacgcatccaaacaacattacaacaacttatacatatcatactaatcatataacatcaaaatacagaaaaataaataaaaatgaaaagatctagggttagggtttataccctaatcaagaatcaaagtatatgatcgcgtagagaacgaaacaaggaacgcgttggtgttaattgatttatgatccaagctacaattttagatgatgatggtggtttatggtggtgatggtgacggcACGAGGGAGAGGGGGGGAGAGAGGAGTTGagagaaaataataaaattttaggtttaggcttcttaatttgtgaaataaaaataaaacaagaaaaatggaaaagcaagggagtgctccccctccctaattcagccgaattctttagtggggtgggccccacttggtccatctcacttaaatgtaatttcctgatggcccgaaaacccgaacgaagcccgaaacgcgaaaacgcacttacgcgatttaaaatccggaaagataacaaacgcgcgacgaaaaataaatataaatacacctattaataatatgaccttaaaatatcatatttaaattatttaggatttaaaaatcccgaaaactcgaccgttggtttgaaaaccgaaaagattcgccggacagaaatccgcgacacgtagaaacgtacgatttaaaatatgaatacaaatattcatttaacacataataattaatatattattacaaaaataataatataggtcatagaaatgacgtggcatgaataacagttaacggtcgttaaataattaacggtaaaagataacggaaaaagtagggtcgttacagtaccttcccgttacggaaatttcgtcccgaaatttaagcaggtgaaggggtttcctcggcatctgggaacaaatgcggttacttctgcttcatctgaccttcacgctcccaagtgaactcgggaccgcgtccggtgttccatctaactcgaacaataggaattttactctgcttaagagtctttacctctcggtccataatttcaacaggttcttcaataaaataaagttgcttatcaacatgaagttcatcaaaaagaatagtttcattggcctcggccaaacacttctttaaattcgatacatgaaaaacgtcacgaatagcactgagttcttgtggcaatttcaaacgataagccactggtccaactctctcaataatcccaaaaggtccaacaattcgaggattcaactttccccttttaccaaaacgtaccacacccttccaaggtgaaactttcaacataacacgatcaccgacctgaaagtcgatatcgttccttctcttatcagcataactcttttgcctactcctggcagttctcaatctttccttaatctgtgcaatcttctcggtagtctcgtgaatgatctctggtcatgtgagttgagcatccccaacctcattccaacagacaggagacctacactttctaccatacagagcttcaaatggtgcggctttaatacttgcatgataactgctgttataagaaaactcatccagcggcaaatatttatcccacccatttccaaaatcaataacacacgctcttaacatgttttctatgTTTGAATGGTcccttcactctgaccatccgtctgtggatgataagcggtgctcatatccaatttagttcctagagcaccttgttaggactgcctcagtccaacataatcgacatgggaacaccatgtctcgaaataatctccttcaaatacaaacgagtaaacttcttcattgaatatgtttccttaattggcaagaaaagagttgacttagcgagtcggtaacaatcacccaaatggtatcataaccacccacaactcccggtaacttcgtaataaagtccatcttaataccttcccacttccacccgggaatttcaggttgcaccaaaagtccagacggtttctgatgttcagctttaaccttagcgcaggtcaaacacttagccacatacgtagccacatcagctttcaaattaggccaccaatacagctccttaagatcatgatacatctttcctgaaccaggatgaatagagtacctagacttatgagcctcatctaaaacaagttttcgtagatcaccaaacttcggaacccaaaggcatcccgcaaaataccgagtaccatcggtttgta
This genomic stretch from Rutidosis leptorrhynchoides isolate AG116_Rl617_1_P2 chromosome 11, CSIRO_AGI_Rlap_v1, whole genome shotgun sequence harbors:
- the LOC139874946 gene encoding disease resistance protein RUN1-like; the encoded protein is MVVLTEISEVTSAHNYKYDVFISFRGIDTRNNFTDHLYNTLKNANIRTFLDNPAINTGDELGPELVSAIESSRASIIVLSRNYASSTWCLDELVLILDQRGTTKHIVIPIFYHVVPSDVRKIQNSFGDAMAKHKQNMEAETNLEKKSQRAHKIMKWEKALADIADLKGLDVDNSTPETKLINEIVKEINSRLELHKRSKIPKIIGSESAIRQITLFLKDGSSHAAQVLTIWGMAGIGKTHLADYIFKLHYHDFERSCFLKDIERCPPNGMLKLQKHLLRDLHYRLWMDINDTDMGTCQIEESLPRERTLIVLDGINKFEQLDVLLGTSNLHPESRIIITSKSDSLTEKCALFQTKLRPLMHKKLLLESLNLNESLELFSWHAFRLEEPNDEDKKESKKVAIYCRGHPLTLEVLGRSLYNGDRTLEDIIDSLGKELNPDIQKVLKICVDSLTYEKDKELFKHIACFFVYEDRNFTEDIMKACDICKSSGVKILINKCLLKVISCNMLYMHKLFQDMGRDLVRQESPKKPWKRSLLWQHEECLDVLKNKKVHTVRNSVGPNKTGDSCKSPNPQRQTI